Proteins encoded within one genomic window of Pedobacter africanus:
- a CDS encoding glycoside hydrolase family 28 protein, which translates to MTKQSASDQLSRRAWLGKVSVPAIAVAGAAMISTRMPEEAAVAGIFDIRDYGAKGDGKTLNTLAIQAAIDACSAAGGGQVLIPPGVFLSGTLQLKTDVTFHLSAGAKLLGSPKREDYTAGKGVPAGNGNIVFLYAVNAERLSIEGKGTIDGNGLAFYTGKGDNTGPGQNGVGGNFDRPHLFIFYQCTELRLHDAFLQAGAYHCIRLLQCKHVYIDGVRIYNRVNKNNDGFHFSSCQYVHISNCDVQCQDDACALFGSNKFVTVTNCSFSTRWSIFRFGGGESQNIAISNCLIYDTYGCPIKVSAGRASIENFTFSNIIMRNVTGPIGIGFSGSSNNNSVVTSSASKPFVRNISFNGIRASVVALPVPHPDIHFDLHTWEGEKNSCITLNGMDDHYLENISFTDVQVNYAGGGTLAQANKREVPKVAAEYFGVWDTAPGGPPAYGMYARNVKGLTLQNVRLEFEQNDSRPAVVLDNVQDAAFNGLNLKGSMEAESLLRITNSKDILFTATRILAPCQVLLSLEGPSNEGIQFDGGDLRKAKKKVVYSRGANDKALTIRI; encoded by the coding sequence ATGACGAAACAAAGTGCATCCGATCAGCTGTCACGCCGAGCATGGCTGGGTAAAGTTTCAGTTCCGGCTATTGCTGTTGCTGGAGCTGCAATGATCAGTACCCGAATGCCAGAGGAAGCTGCTGTCGCAGGTATATTTGACATAAGGGATTATGGGGCGAAGGGAGATGGGAAAACCCTCAATACATTGGCCATACAGGCAGCCATCGATGCCTGCAGTGCTGCCGGTGGGGGTCAGGTGCTTATTCCTCCGGGTGTGTTCCTGTCAGGCACTTTGCAGCTAAAAACCGATGTGACTTTTCATCTGTCAGCAGGGGCAAAACTGCTTGGCAGCCCTAAAAGGGAAGACTATACTGCCGGAAAGGGCGTCCCTGCGGGTAATGGCAATATTGTATTCTTGTATGCTGTAAATGCAGAACGACTGAGCATTGAAGGTAAAGGTACAATTGATGGGAACGGACTTGCTTTTTATACTGGAAAAGGCGATAATACCGGGCCGGGCCAGAACGGTGTTGGTGGGAATTTCGATCGGCCTCACCTGTTTATTTTTTACCAATGTACGGAATTGCGCCTGCATGATGCGTTTTTACAGGCCGGTGCCTATCATTGTATTCGTTTGTTGCAATGCAAGCATGTATACATTGACGGTGTCAGAATTTACAATCGTGTAAACAAAAATAACGATGGTTTTCATTTCAGTAGCTGCCAGTACGTACACATTAGCAATTGCGATGTACAATGCCAGGATGATGCCTGTGCTTTGTTTGGCAGCAACAAATTTGTAACCGTCACCAATTGCAGTTTCAGCACACGCTGGTCTATATTTCGTTTTGGAGGTGGTGAATCGCAGAATATTGCCATTTCCAATTGTCTAATCTATGATACCTATGGTTGTCCCATTAAGGTCAGTGCTGGCCGGGCGAGCATAGAGAACTTTACTTTTTCCAACATTATCATGAGAAATGTAACTGGTCCCATAGGTATTGGCTTTAGCGGAAGCAGCAATAACAATTCAGTTGTTACAAGTTCTGCATCCAAGCCTTTTGTCCGAAACATATCATTTAACGGTATACGGGCATCTGTTGTTGCACTGCCAGTACCTCATCCGGATATCCATTTTGACCTGCATACCTGGGAGGGAGAAAAAAACTCCTGTATCACTTTAAACGGAATGGATGATCATTATCTGGAGAACATCAGTTTTACGGATGTCCAGGTAAACTATGCCGGTGGTGGAACGCTGGCCCAGGCAAATAAAAGAGAGGTGCCTAAAGTTGCCGCCGAGTATTTCGGGGTTTGGGATACCGCACCCGGAGGACCTCCGGCCTATGGGATGTATGCCAGGAATGTTAAAGGCCTGACCTTGCAAAATGTACGTTTGGAATTTGAGCAGAATGACAGCCGTCCGGCTGTTGTGCTGGATAATGTTCAGGATGCAGCTTTCAACGGATTGAATTTAAAGGGTAGTATGGAGGCGGAGTCTTTACTGAGGATTACAAATTCTAAAGATATATTATTTACTGCTACCCGTATTTTGGCCCCTTGCCAAGTGCTGTTAAGCCTGGAAGGCCCCTCAAATGAAGGAATACAGTTTGACGGAGGAGATTTAAGAAAAGCAAAAAAAAAGGTAGTTTATAGTAGAGGTGCGAATGATAAAGCGCTTACAATAAGGATCTGA